One stretch of Ananas comosus cultivar F153 linkage group 6, ASM154086v1, whole genome shotgun sequence DNA includes these proteins:
- the LOC109711415 gene encoding uncharacterized protein LOC109711415 produces MARGIEEGDMSLRRRPMTAHAHALAAHALLLCFSLLLALKLDRRFSHSWWIVFIPLWLFHAVVSRSRFSLPAPLSPHNHHWAPCHSIVATPLLVAFELLLCVYLQSVDDHGEPVVSLKLVFLPLLAFELTIFIDNIRMCSALMPVNDETASDRAIWKRLPHFWVAISMVFLVAATLFTLLKLSGDIGGLSWWDLFINFGIAECFAFLVCTKWSNPLIGRQPSHFATTSFTLPRYSRWYCGSSSSSLEDYDEDRFCGLQDIGSYVMKVPLLIFQVLLCMRLERTPPGAQFIPIFALYLPIFLLQVTGIFVALWRLLEKLVLLVRSGPINERYVAISSKIYDFFTLVHHGSRLLSWWSIDERSNEEKARLYHAGTTGYNTFSGYAPEMLKKMPKKVLIKEVSRLQVVLGEQTEIAKNTQEEYERLQNERVLCRICFEKDVRIVLLPCRHCTLCQPCSARCQTCPICRVPIMKRITINDREKLNHASDQDHYVDLKSIMHANFV; encoded by the exons atggCGCGGGGGATCGAAGAAGGTGATATGAGCCTCCGGCGGAGGCCGATGACGGCGCACGCGCACGCGCTCGCCGCGCACGCCCTCCTCCTCtgcttctccctcctcctcgctCTCAAACTCGACCGTCGATTCTCCCACTCTTGGTG GATTGTTTTCATTCCCCTGTGGTTGTTCCACGCTGTTGTTTCTCGCAGTAGATTCTCTTTACCTGCTCCGTTATCGCCTCACAACCACCAT TGGGCGCCTTGTCATTCTATTGTTGCTACACCATTGCTTGTGGCATTCGAGCTACTTCTGTGTGTTTATCTTCAGAGCGTCGATG ATCATGGAGAACCTGTTGTGAGCTTGAAACTTGTGTTTCTTCCACTGTTGgcatttgaattaacaatttttattgataatatCAG GATGTGTAGTGCTTTGATGCCTGTAAATGACGAAACTGCAAGTGACAGGGCTATTTGGAAGAGACTTCCT CACTTCTGGGTTGCAATCTCCATGGTGTTTCTTGTAGCAGCTACCTTGTTCACACTCCTCAAGTTGAGCG GAGATATAGGTGGCTTAAGCTGGTGggatttatttataaattttgg AATTGCAGAATGTTTTGCGTTTCTTGTCTGTACAAAGTGGTCTAACCCTCTGATCGGTAGACAACCATCTCATTTTGCAACGACTTCATTTACACTTCCCAGATATAGTAGGTGGTACTGTGGCTCATCATCTTCCTCTTTGGAGGATTATGATGAGGATAGATTTTGTGGTCTGCAGGATATTGGAAGCTATGTTATGAAAGTTCCTCTTCTAATTTTTCAGGTTCTCTTATGTATGCGCTTAGAG cGGACACCTCCTGGTGCACAATTCATCCCAATTTTTGCTCTTTATTTGCCGATATTTCTTCTGCAAGTAACTGGTATCTTTGTTGCTCTCTGGAGATTACTTGAGAAGCTTGTTCTCTTAGTACGTAGTGGACCAATCAACGAAAGATATGTTGCAATCTCatcaaaaatttatgatttcTTTACATTGGTGCATCATGGTTCAAG ACTTCTCAGTTGGTGGTCTATTGATGAAAGAAGTAATGAGGAAAAAGCTCGCCTGTATCATGCTGGAACTACCGG ATACAATACTTTCAGTGGCTATGCACCAGAAATGCTAAAGAAGATGCCTAAGAAAGTTCTAATAAAAGAG gTTTCAAGACTGCAAGTTGTTCTGGGAGAACAAACTGAAATTGCCAAGAATACCCAAGAAGAGTATGAAAGACTTCAAAAT GAAAGAGTCTTGTGCAGGATTTGCTTTGAGAAAGACGTACGCATAGTCTTACTTCCTTGCCGGCATTGTACTCTTTGCCA ACCCTGTTCAGCAAGGTGTCAGACGTGTCCAATTTGCCGTGTGCCTATTATGAAGCGGATAACTATAAATGATCGAGAAAAGCTGAATCATGCATCAGACCAAGATCATTATGTGGATTTGAAGAGTATCATGCATGCGAATTTTGTCTAA
- the LOC109711916 gene encoding transcription factor TEOSINTE BRANCHED 1-like: protein MLPYLNPQYLSGKSFYRQQEASLPLSNSAAALSPPTYDIDLFAAHFLPSDWPGPLDTPDLAPQGSKEANAAAAPPAREGGQKKRRLRTDRHSKITTAQGVRDRRMRLSLDVAGKFFALQDMLGFDKASQTVDWLLTQSKPAIKRLINESSNKNNNKTPEKCESCTSEWGDLISATSLTASRKGKVDKAVSKAAVDPNPSKGLREKARARARERTQEKRRMMGNGMGNGCKIYQMAPAEAENIVKEGDCFNGDKNERSTVAVVPSWDICKNGKVDYLINELMNKGFTGNIEEEEEEEEEEGNSFGNMQFQDSSWDDYSMLSF from the coding sequence ATGTTACCTTATCTTAACCCTCAGTATCTATCAGGCAAGTCCTTTTATAGACAGCAGGAAGCAAGCCTTCCTCTCTCTAactccgccgccgcgctctcTCCTCCGACGTACGATATCGACCTTTTCGCCGCCCACTTCCTCCCTTCCGATTGGCCGGGGCCACTGGACACGCCGGATTTGGCTCCGCAAGGCAGCAAGGAGGCGAATGCAGCTGCCGCGCCACCGGCGAGAGAGGGCGGCCAGAAAAAGCGCCGTTTGAGGACCGACCGGCACAGCAAGATAACGACTGCGCAGGGAGTCAGGGACCGGAGGATGCGGCTCTCGCTCGACGTGGCGGGCAAATTCTTCGCTCTTCAGGACATGCTAGGGTTCGACAAGGCCAGCCAGACGGTCGACTGGCTGCTTACGCAGTCGAAGCCCGCGATCAAGCGGCTGATCAATGAGTCATCCAACAAGAACAATAATAAAACCCCAGAAAAATGTGAGTCGTGCACATCAGAATGGGGAGATCTGATCTCCGCAACTTCATTAACAGCTTCAAGAAAGGGGAAAGTTGACAAGGCAGTGAGCAAAGCTGCAGTCGACCCGAATCCCAGTAAAGGGTTGAGGGAGAAGGCGAGAGCGAGGGCGAGGGAAAGGACACAAGAGAAAAGAAGGATGATGGGTAATGGGATGGGAAATGGttgtaaaatatatcaaatgGCTCCTGCTGAAGCTGAGAATATTGTAAAGGAGGGAGATTGCTTCAATGGGGATAAGAATGAGCGTAGCACAGTGGCTGTGGTGCCCTCATGGGACATATGCAAGAATGGCAAGGTTGATTACCTCATAAATGAGTTGATGAACAAAGGTTTCACAGGTAatattgaagaagaagaagaagaagaagaagaagaaggcaatTCCTTTGGAAATATGCAGTTCCAGGACAGCTCCTGGGATGACTACAGCATGCTGAGTTTCTAA